The following proteins are encoded in a genomic region of Corythoichthys intestinalis isolate RoL2023-P3 chromosome 5, ASM3026506v1, whole genome shotgun sequence:
- the pgghg gene encoding protein-glucosylgalactosylhydroxylysine glucosidase isoform X2 produces MERLYVLQQVVSQGVFTHTLTSPSATVSQTFFSHRHHSNLMVMEILLVRHVTPEVAVTVKLASSFTPYSKDIDFQAAPDYRGGSHIQGRTHNPEFPEGPRPTVHLIWTPIPSTLTLQPGQSQDHWSFILAVAGSFDMAKSSFDEGLNLMATGFLRRSHEKAWEEVWLWSKVEVTGSEHLLKAVIGCMFYILSAFPSRHDTNSFFGGISPGGLSNGSDAQDYWGHVFWDQEIWINPTVALFYPQLARAVLEYRVRTIDGAKYNAQKQGYEGLKFGWQSAVSGREMCPVDVYGQDEIHINGDVALAFRNYYYLTEDVSMFTDGQGSQLIWGVADYWLSRVTWCPDDQKYHLLGVMPPDEYYDNVNNSVYTNTVAKLSLQFAVELADLLEHPEPKEWQDVADNFQIPFDQESLYHPEFEGYSKGYPVKQADAVMLSYPLGLSMLPEIRRNDLEAYEIATDPHGPAMTWSMFAIGWLELGKAEKAQRLLEKCFKNIQGPFQVWSESSDGSGAVNFLTGMGGFLQAVVFGYSGFRVQKECLAFSPLLPNDLSEVCIHGVSYLGHQLDWLFQKDEVCVTLREQKNGAASAKVCDLQVILKASGTKLPLTPGTPVKFPREPGCVCKLELSSFCWPF; encoded by the exons atggAAAGATTATATGTGCTACAACAAGTTGTATCTCAAG gtgttttcacacacacactgacTTCACCTAGCGCAACGGTCTCCCAAACCTTCTTCTCGCACCGCCACCATTCCAACCTGATGGTCATGGAGATTCTGTTGGTGCGCCATGTGACCCCAGAGGTTGCGGTGACAGTCAAATTGGCCAGTTCCTTCACCCCTTATAGTAAAGATATCGATTTTCAGGCCGCTCCTGACTACAGAGGTGGGAG CCACATTCAAGGTCGCACACACAATCCAGAGTTCCCAGAAGGTCCCCGTCCCACAGTGCACCTCATCTGGACTCCCATTCCTTCCACCCTGACACTGCAACCAGGGCAAAGCCAGGACCACTGGAGTTTCATTCTGGCCGTGGCTGGCTCTTTTGACATGGCTAAGTCCAGTTTTGATGAGGGCCTCAATCTGATGGCAACTGGTTTCCTCCGCCGCTCTCACGAGAAGGCGTGGGAAGAGGTGTGGCTGTGGAGCAAGGTGGAGGTCACAGGGTCCGAGCACCTCTTGAAAGCTGTTATCGGCTGCATGTTCTACATCCTCAGTGCCTTCCCCTCCCGACATGACACAAACAGCTTTTTTGGCGGCATCAGTCCAGGTGGACTGTCGAATGGCTCGGACGCTCAAGATTATTGGGGCCACGTCTTCTGGGACCAG GAGATCTGGATAAATCCCACTGTGGCTTTATTTTACCCTCAACTGGCACGTGCAGTACTGGAGTACAGGGTGCGCACTATCGATGGAGCAAAATACAATGCTCAAAAGCAGGGATACGAG GGGCTAAAGTTTGGATGGCAGAGTGCAGTGTCAGGGAGGGAGATGTGCCCCGTAGATGTTTATGGACAAGATGAGATTCACATCAATGGCGATGTCGCCCTGGCCTTTCGGAATTACTACTACCTCACTGAG GATGTGTCAATGTTCACTGACGGACAGGGCAGTCAGCTAATATGGGGCGTGGCCGATTACTGGCTTTCAAGGGTGACCTGGTGCCCCGACGACCAGAAGTATCATCTTTTGG GTGTCATGCCACCAGATGAATATTATGACAATGTCAACAACTCTGTCTACACAAACACAGTGGCCAAATTAAG TTTGCAGTTTGCTGTGGAACTAGCTGATCTTCTCGAACATCCTGAGCCAAAGGAATGGCAAGATGTTGCAGATAACTTCCAAAtaccttttgaccaagaatcactATACCATCCTGAGTTTGAAGGGTACTCCAAAG GTTATCCAGTGAAGCAGGCCGACGCCGTGATGCTGAGCTATCCTCTTGGTCTCTCCATGCTGCCCGAGATCAGAAGAAATGATCTTGAAGCTTATGAAATAGCCACTGATCCTCATGGCCCAGCCATGACTTGG AGCATGTTTGCGATTGGTTGGCTGGAGCTCGGCAAGGCAGAAAAAGCTCAACGTTTACTTGAGAAGTGCTTCAAAAATATTCAAGGACCTTTCCAG GTGTGGAGTGAGTCATCAGACGGGTCAGGCGCTGTCAACTTTCTTACGGGTATGGGAGGATTCTTGCAAGCAGTGGTGTTTGGTTACAGCGGCTTCAG agttcAGAAAGAATGCCTGGCATTTTCCCCGCTCCTTCCCAATGACTTGAGTGAGGTTTGCATCCATGGTGTCAGCTACTTAGGCCATCAACTGGACTGGCTGTTTCAGAAAGATGAGGTGTGCGTCACACTGAGGGAGCAGAAAAATGGCGCTGCAAGTGCTAAGGTGTGTGATCTGCAGGTGATCCTCAAGGCATCAGGGACCAAACTCCCTTTGACTCCAG GAACACCAGTAAAATTTCCTCGAGAACCTGGCTGTGTATGCAAGCTTGAACTATCGTCTTTCTGCTGGCCTTTCTGA
- the pgghg gene encoding protein-glucosylgalactosylhydroxylysine glucosidase isoform X3, with translation MSADPYTFTSDSLPADHRFLPPLANGLLGWRVYNSTMHMGGVYNGIQGECHRADVPCPLAVTVKTEEAGKDSYSLDAYTGVFTHTLTSPSATVSQTFFSHRHHSNLMVMEILLVRHVTPEVAVTVKLASSFTPYSKDIDFQAAPDYRGGSHIQGRTHNPEFPEGPRPTVHLIWTPIPSTLTLQPGQSQDHWSFILAVAGSFDMAKSSFDEGLNLMATGFLRRSHEKAWEEVWLWSKVEVTGSEHLLKAVIGCMFYILSAFPSRHDTNSFFGGISPGGLSNGSDAQDYWGHVFWDQEIWINPTVALFYPQLARAVLEYRVRTIDGAKYNAQKQGYEGLKFGWQSAVSGREMCPVDVYGQDEIHINGDVALAFRNYYYLTEDVSMFTDGQGSQLIWGVADYWLSRVTWCPDDQKYHLLGVMPPDEYYDNVNNSVYTNTVAKLSLQFAVELADLLEHPEPKEWQDVADNFQIPFDQESLYHPEFEGYSKGYPVKQADAVMLSYPLGLSMLPEIRRNDLEAYEIATDPHGPAMTWSMFAIGWLELGKAEKAQRLLEKCFKNIQGPFQVWSESSDGSGAVNFLTEFRKNAWHFPRSFPMT, from the exons ATGTCCGCTGACCCTTACACCTTTACCAGTGATTCTCTCCCTGCCGACCACCGTTTTCTCCCTCCTCTGGCCAACGGGCTATTGGGATGGAGGGTGTACAACAGCACCATGCACATGGGTGGTGTGTACAACGGGATACAGGGGGAATGCCACCGCGCAGATGTTCCCTGCCCTCTAGCTGTGACAGTTAAAACAGAGGAAGCTGGGAAAGACTCCTACAGCCTGGACGCTTATACAG gtgttttcacacacacactgacTTCACCTAGCGCAACGGTCTCCCAAACCTTCTTCTCGCACCGCCACCATTCCAACCTGATGGTCATGGAGATTCTGTTGGTGCGCCATGTGACCCCAGAGGTTGCGGTGACAGTCAAATTGGCCAGTTCCTTCACCCCTTATAGTAAAGATATCGATTTTCAGGCCGCTCCTGACTACAGAGGTGGGAG CCACATTCAAGGTCGCACACACAATCCAGAGTTCCCAGAAGGTCCCCGTCCCACAGTGCACCTCATCTGGACTCCCATTCCTTCCACCCTGACACTGCAACCAGGGCAAAGCCAGGACCACTGGAGTTTCATTCTGGCCGTGGCTGGCTCTTTTGACATGGCTAAGTCCAGTTTTGATGAGGGCCTCAATCTGATGGCAACTGGTTTCCTCCGCCGCTCTCACGAGAAGGCGTGGGAAGAGGTGTGGCTGTGGAGCAAGGTGGAGGTCACAGGGTCCGAGCACCTCTTGAAAGCTGTTATCGGCTGCATGTTCTACATCCTCAGTGCCTTCCCCTCCCGACATGACACAAACAGCTTTTTTGGCGGCATCAGTCCAGGTGGACTGTCGAATGGCTCGGACGCTCAAGATTATTGGGGCCACGTCTTCTGGGACCAG GAGATCTGGATAAATCCCACTGTGGCTTTATTTTACCCTCAACTGGCACGTGCAGTACTGGAGTACAGGGTGCGCACTATCGATGGAGCAAAATACAATGCTCAAAAGCAGGGATACGAG GGGCTAAAGTTTGGATGGCAGAGTGCAGTGTCAGGGAGGGAGATGTGCCCCGTAGATGTTTATGGACAAGATGAGATTCACATCAATGGCGATGTCGCCCTGGCCTTTCGGAATTACTACTACCTCACTGAG GATGTGTCAATGTTCACTGACGGACAGGGCAGTCAGCTAATATGGGGCGTGGCCGATTACTGGCTTTCAAGGGTGACCTGGTGCCCCGACGACCAGAAGTATCATCTTTTGG GTGTCATGCCACCAGATGAATATTATGACAATGTCAACAACTCTGTCTACACAAACACAGTGGCCAAATTAAG TTTGCAGTTTGCTGTGGAACTAGCTGATCTTCTCGAACATCCTGAGCCAAAGGAATGGCAAGATGTTGCAGATAACTTCCAAAtaccttttgaccaagaatcactATACCATCCTGAGTTTGAAGGGTACTCCAAAG GTTATCCAGTGAAGCAGGCCGACGCCGTGATGCTGAGCTATCCTCTTGGTCTCTCCATGCTGCCCGAGATCAGAAGAAATGATCTTGAAGCTTATGAAATAGCCACTGATCCTCATGGCCCAGCCATGACTTGG AGCATGTTTGCGATTGGTTGGCTGGAGCTCGGCAAGGCAGAAAAAGCTCAACGTTTACTTGAGAAGTGCTTCAAAAATATTCAAGGACCTTTCCAG GTGTGGAGTGAGTCATCAGACGGGTCAGGCGCTGTCAACTTTCTTACGG agttcAGAAAGAATGCCTGGCATTTTCCCCGCTCCTTCCCAATGACTTGA
- the pgghg gene encoding protein-glucosylgalactosylhydroxylysine glucosidase isoform X1, giving the protein MSADPYTFTSDSLPADHRFLPPLANGLLGWRVYNSTMHMGGVYNGIQGECHRADVPCPLAVTVKTEEAGKDSYSLDAYTGVFTHTLTSPSATVSQTFFSHRHHSNLMVMEILLVRHVTPEVAVTVKLASSFTPYSKDIDFQAAPDYRGGSHIQGRTHNPEFPEGPRPTVHLIWTPIPSTLTLQPGQSQDHWSFILAVAGSFDMAKSSFDEGLNLMATGFLRRSHEKAWEEVWLWSKVEVTGSEHLLKAVIGCMFYILSAFPSRHDTNSFFGGISPGGLSNGSDAQDYWGHVFWDQEIWINPTVALFYPQLARAVLEYRVRTIDGAKYNAQKQGYEGLKFGWQSAVSGREMCPVDVYGQDEIHINGDVALAFRNYYYLTEDVSMFTDGQGSQLIWGVADYWLSRVTWCPDDQKYHLLGVMPPDEYYDNVNNSVYTNTVAKLSLQFAVELADLLEHPEPKEWQDVADNFQIPFDQESLYHPEFEGYSKGYPVKQADAVMLSYPLGLSMLPEIRRNDLEAYEIATDPHGPAMTWSMFAIGWLELGKAEKAQRLLEKCFKNIQGPFQVWSESSDGSGAVNFLTGMGGFLQAVVFGYSGFRVQKECLAFSPLLPNDLSEVCIHGVSYLGHQLDWLFQKDEVCVTLREQKNGAASAKVCDLQVILKASGTKLPLTPGTPVKFPREPGCVCKLELSSFCWPF; this is encoded by the exons ATGTCCGCTGACCCTTACACCTTTACCAGTGATTCTCTCCCTGCCGACCACCGTTTTCTCCCTCCTCTGGCCAACGGGCTATTGGGATGGAGGGTGTACAACAGCACCATGCACATGGGTGGTGTGTACAACGGGATACAGGGGGAATGCCACCGCGCAGATGTTCCCTGCCCTCTAGCTGTGACAGTTAAAACAGAGGAAGCTGGGAAAGACTCCTACAGCCTGGACGCTTATACAG gtgttttcacacacacactgacTTCACCTAGCGCAACGGTCTCCCAAACCTTCTTCTCGCACCGCCACCATTCCAACCTGATGGTCATGGAGATTCTGTTGGTGCGCCATGTGACCCCAGAGGTTGCGGTGACAGTCAAATTGGCCAGTTCCTTCACCCCTTATAGTAAAGATATCGATTTTCAGGCCGCTCCTGACTACAGAGGTGGGAG CCACATTCAAGGTCGCACACACAATCCAGAGTTCCCAGAAGGTCCCCGTCCCACAGTGCACCTCATCTGGACTCCCATTCCTTCCACCCTGACACTGCAACCAGGGCAAAGCCAGGACCACTGGAGTTTCATTCTGGCCGTGGCTGGCTCTTTTGACATGGCTAAGTCCAGTTTTGATGAGGGCCTCAATCTGATGGCAACTGGTTTCCTCCGCCGCTCTCACGAGAAGGCGTGGGAAGAGGTGTGGCTGTGGAGCAAGGTGGAGGTCACAGGGTCCGAGCACCTCTTGAAAGCTGTTATCGGCTGCATGTTCTACATCCTCAGTGCCTTCCCCTCCCGACATGACACAAACAGCTTTTTTGGCGGCATCAGTCCAGGTGGACTGTCGAATGGCTCGGACGCTCAAGATTATTGGGGCCACGTCTTCTGGGACCAG GAGATCTGGATAAATCCCACTGTGGCTTTATTTTACCCTCAACTGGCACGTGCAGTACTGGAGTACAGGGTGCGCACTATCGATGGAGCAAAATACAATGCTCAAAAGCAGGGATACGAG GGGCTAAAGTTTGGATGGCAGAGTGCAGTGTCAGGGAGGGAGATGTGCCCCGTAGATGTTTATGGACAAGATGAGATTCACATCAATGGCGATGTCGCCCTGGCCTTTCGGAATTACTACTACCTCACTGAG GATGTGTCAATGTTCACTGACGGACAGGGCAGTCAGCTAATATGGGGCGTGGCCGATTACTGGCTTTCAAGGGTGACCTGGTGCCCCGACGACCAGAAGTATCATCTTTTGG GTGTCATGCCACCAGATGAATATTATGACAATGTCAACAACTCTGTCTACACAAACACAGTGGCCAAATTAAG TTTGCAGTTTGCTGTGGAACTAGCTGATCTTCTCGAACATCCTGAGCCAAAGGAATGGCAAGATGTTGCAGATAACTTCCAAAtaccttttgaccaagaatcactATACCATCCTGAGTTTGAAGGGTACTCCAAAG GTTATCCAGTGAAGCAGGCCGACGCCGTGATGCTGAGCTATCCTCTTGGTCTCTCCATGCTGCCCGAGATCAGAAGAAATGATCTTGAAGCTTATGAAATAGCCACTGATCCTCATGGCCCAGCCATGACTTGG AGCATGTTTGCGATTGGTTGGCTGGAGCTCGGCAAGGCAGAAAAAGCTCAACGTTTACTTGAGAAGTGCTTCAAAAATATTCAAGGACCTTTCCAG GTGTGGAGTGAGTCATCAGACGGGTCAGGCGCTGTCAACTTTCTTACGGGTATGGGAGGATTCTTGCAAGCAGTGGTGTTTGGTTACAGCGGCTTCAG agttcAGAAAGAATGCCTGGCATTTTCCCCGCTCCTTCCCAATGACTTGAGTGAGGTTTGCATCCATGGTGTCAGCTACTTAGGCCATCAACTGGACTGGCTGTTTCAGAAAGATGAGGTGTGCGTCACACTGAGGGAGCAGAAAAATGGCGCTGCAAGTGCTAAGGTGTGTGATCTGCAGGTGATCCTCAAGGCATCAGGGACCAAACTCCCTTTGACTCCAG GAACACCAGTAAAATTTCCTCGAGAACCTGGCTGTGTATGCAAGCTTGAACTATCGTCTTTCTGCTGGCCTTTCTGA